GGATTTAATGACAGAATGCAGGAATGGGAAGCATTGAACACAAAATATTACTTAAACAAATCCtttggtttgtttaataaataataatttaagttgaataaaacatgcgaacatgtatgtatatgaaaTCGTCATGGTAATAAATAGCTTGAACGGCTTCAGTCACTCTACATCCATCTCGcttgcattaaaatgaaatgtttgtacCAGCAGATGTGAAAGTGCGTGATTGAGGACGGTTCCAGTATCATATTCTCATACATCAGTGTGTTGACTCCAGTGCTGCCGACATAAATCATCGAATTATTGCAACAAGGATACCAGGAGCACAAGAAcagaacaaacagtaaaaagatGAATGCTGGAGAAGGAAGTAGACGGGAGTATGagaattatatttcattttcactagGAGTTCACGATGGGGAGCCTTTGGAACACAGATTATCATTAAAGCAGTTCTGTCCTATAagatttacaagaaaaaaagggggcaaTTTATTTAACATTCTATTTAATAATAGTCAGACACAACTTTATCCAGACAAACATGACAGACAATGAAATACTTTGTGGAAAAAAGGAGGACAGATCACTTTTAAAgctgaggctacgtccacactactacatttttgttttaaaacggcgttttaaatgaatatgatctccatccagacgaccgttttagctccgtatcagaaataatctccatGCTATCACACCTGACAACACATATCTCATGACCATTCACGCACACCGGGCATGCACgtgccggtgtaaacaggaagcagatcgtctactctgcagttgcgcagttgcagaaaatactatgaacgaggaacagcaaagacagttgtagcattataaaatgcagaatttaactgcacaaccgctgctagcaaagacaacaaggtcagtgatgCTTGTAATGTGTTATCCATGGTGCATTTACCACTGGTAGTTGTAACCATTGAGACCCAAACAGGGAGCAACCATGGGTGTCTTCGTCAccgtttccaaaggtctccgtTTCTATCCGTCTACACTACAATGCaaagtgtttccaaaagtctccatttttgtattttcaaaaacTCCAGAGTAGTGTGGACATCAGGTGTAAATGTAGCAAAAATTATgcgttttaaaaccaaaatgtagTAGTTTGGATGTAACGTCATACAGTACTGAAACAGTACAGCATCAGATTGTGgcctgttgtttatttgtttgttagaGCTTGAACTTTATGTCTGAACTTGATGGAGCCTGAATTGACATAAACTAGCAAACTGCTTGGGTTTGATTTGGGCTCAGGATTAAAATTATCAGTGAAAATGGTGTTAAATCAGGAGTAATATAACTTGGTTCAGGTTGGGTAGAGATGGAAATGATTTATTGGTTCAAACTCTGCAGATTCACTCAAAGCTGTAACCTGTCGACTGGACGTTTGATGCTTTTAACTCAACAGAGAAATGGTCCATTTTCAACTGCTACAAGGAGCCTCCAGTTTGTGTAGGTAAATCCTGAAATGCATATACATAGGGAATGTACCAACTCCCCTTCCCCCATCACATCACCCTTCAGTCTCATTGTGGTTTGGTCCAGTAGTCAGAGAACAGTAGTCTTTATGTCCGGACCTGGAACTTGCCAGCCTTTGTCATGTACTTGATGCCTTTGAAAGGTTTATACTTCTCACCATACATGTCCAGTCGGTTCACCTTTAGCCCTGTTGGAGGACACAGTTACCATTAATTTATCAATACTCTAAAAATGATCAACCATCATAACTGTCCAGCATGAATGTTTGAGGATGTTGGGTGGCTCAGAGTGAGCATGCTGACGAATTTATGGATCTTCCAGAGAGATTTCTCAGCTCTGATCACAACTTAGCCCCAGTTCGTGCCTCTCATATGTTACCATTACATTCCTGTCAGCACAAAGCATCTGATTTTCTCAACAGGTATATGCCTGGTGAAACTTGAAAAACCCAGATGGTCGCTTAACTCTTACAGCTGTTCTGAAGACACTTCCAGAATCATTAAAGACTCTTTTAACTACCTAGATGAAAAAAAGGTTCCCAAGTTTCGCCTCTTTTATGTAATCCAAACAAAGATGGTAGCAGGGGATGATATATGTTTGTGCTCAATTTGTATAAAGTGAaccaacatttcagcttttacaaTACATAATTTCATGCTACCTGGATTaggaaatacatttacaatttgAGAGAGAGGCTGTCATGTAGCAGATGTAATATTTTGTCCTAGAGGATTCTGGGCTTTCCAAAACTAGAAAATATCTTAAAACCTGCTTACAGAGTACTCTCTGATATCATGTGTCAGAGAGGATGGGGTGTATTTACTGCATTTGGCACCATCTAGTGGCCATTATGTCACTGTGTTCAGAGAATGGGACAGTCAGGTGCTTATCAGCTGAGCAGGATATGTGACGAAAACCTCTTGTGTTAGTGAAATCTAATTATTCTCAATGTTACTGAGAgtaaaagcagtgaaaaataatgacattcaTTAGTTaatgacagaatgtgtgagAGTTTAGCAGGAAGGTAAATAAGGTGCTGTTTAACTTTGACGgagaatcaaatgaaaaaacaatgaaaaactatTCCTACAAAATTCATACAGAGACACAATCACGACTGTATGTGGATAGGCTGTTaagatggtgtgtgtgcgtgtttacCTGAGATGGCCATCTGCTGGATCTTGAATTGGATGTTGATGGTGGGGTTCTCGTCAGGTTTGGAGGCCCCCGCCTGCAGGCTCATGGTACCTTTCAGACTGGGAAGCTTCTGTGGGTTGATCTTACCAACATCCCATGTCAACAactggacaaaacaaaagatatcAAGATGAAGTAAGATGAAGTCACTCCTTTTCCTACACAACGATAACGAAGAATGAAAGCAAATAGTGGCATCTTTGTTTTTGGTgtaatttaagactttttgaGACTTTGAGACCTGGCCTCCAGCCACGttcatgtacatgtacattcCCCTACTTTAGGTGTATTAACAGCCTTGGACACAATTTTACAAGTACCTTTGTGACTGGGTCAAAGGTGTATGTTCCCTGGGAGGGGTTGAGGTTGGCGTTGAGGACTCCCCGGGGCAGCTGGCTGCTCACTAACACCGACTCCACAGCCTTGCCCATGGTCTGTTTGGGGCCAAGGGTCAAGTCAAAACGTCCCTGGGAGCTTCCCTCACGGAAGGTGATGTTGTGCTTGACGTAAACTGGGATCGCCACCAGGCTAAAGAAGAAGCAGGCCAACAAACAACAGGTGCCAGAGTCACATGAGCCAgtggaaaaatatgttttgatggTTGTCTTCTAATGTGAGTGCACCACTTGACAGAAAATCCTTCATACAGAACAGTATATTGGCAACTATTAGATAAATAACACATGGATAACATGCTGAATTAGTTAGAGGGgtgtttcagttttatgtgtctttgccataatgtgtcataaaaagacaaaacactgacTTCTGAGAGCTGACGTGGTAGGAGAGCAACCGGAAGTTTCCATCAGGGGGAATGAAGGAGAGGATCCGCTCGGCTTCCCAGCGCTTGAACCGAACACACGGGTGGAAACTGACATCGTCCAGCAGCCGAGGATTCTGGGAGAAGGAGACCGATATCATTGGGTggcaagtaaaacaaaatatgtttacCTGTAGCTGTTTAAGTCATTTTGGCTTTAACAACAActtgatagaaaaaaaatattgttttcaaaTATACTTCAAGTGATACATAGTGATATATGAGCTGAGGGTGAAAAGCATTTTAATCAggtcttttatatatatatatatatatatatatacatacatacatacatacatacatacatatatatatatatatatatatatatatatatatacatatatatatatacatatatatgtataacatTTATGTGGGCTCCAAAGACATGGCTTCTGCTGTTGAACTCAATGTTTTGCATTTCTCAGTTCTCATAAACCTGAAGCACTTTCTTTAATAATTCACAGATGCAGGGACTAAGCTGAGGCAGAGCACCAGCTGGTCTCTGTGACAGCTGAACTCTGTGTTATATACTCATGTATTTACTTCTTTCTATATTGGTCTGATAGTGTAAATCCACTAAGAGCTAACTTGTTGAATCCACAAGAGGTTTAAAAAAGAGTTGTGAAGTCACCATAAACGATAGGGTGAGGTCAGGCATTCCTGTCAGTTTTACACAGGCATCAATAACTCCCTGGATTTCTGCCGTAATGGTGGAGCctgaggagaaaacaacaaagtataacATTGCTTTACAGACAAGGACTTGACTAAAACTCATTCTAAAGGTCGACATTGTTATTTGTGGAGTAAGATGTATGTCTATGTAATAAGTGCAGAGCCATACCTGATTTATCAATGATAGCATCGATCTCCTCCACCACATCAAAATAAGCTTCGTTGTTGGTGTATTTCACCCCGGTGCGTCGCCATGGCACCACTGACAGCTGGCCTGTGGGGAGCTGTTCACCCACGTTGGTGCTGCCTGGAAAACAGTGTTCACAGAAATCTCatgttatattgttttataaCAATATAATGATGACTGACACAGACTCTTCAGGTTAATAATGatgtacagtggggtccaaaactCTCCCATTCAAGTAAAAGTTTTTTCCAAGCggcaacctctggggctgaaaaaagAAGTTAACATgggaagtgccaaaaactgtaGTTCCTTATATAACTCACTcgtttaaatttttattaaggCTTGAAGTTCTGCATAACTGAGGGCGTGGCAGGTATCAGGTGGGTCAGCGTATGTTCACCACAAACCGACATGCCAACACGTTGTATCTCACATCTGCATTTTGATCTAAACATTGGGAGTGTCTGACTCATTTTGCTACGGACTGTGGTTAACATGTAAATGGATTGTACCTGTGATGGTGTTGACCATTGTGCGGAGGATGGTGGGGGGCTTAATGAGTTCTTTGAGGATGTTCGACTCTGTGGCCAGTGGAAAGCCATTGTCCAGCATCTCCTCCAGTAGTTCATAGACCACTACCACATTGTCCTTGATGGCAGCTTCTGTACACACTCCGAAATAGTCCTGAGATCACAGAAAACAGTTAGGATATCGGTATTTAAAGTCAGATATCAGTCATTAACTAAACTATCAGTggattgaaaacaaaaaaacaagtgagcAAGAACCTGGAATGTGTCGACAACTCTGTGCAGAAACTCAATGACGAAGAGCGGCGGCACCTCGCTCTGGATGACTGCCACAAAGTAGATGCGATGCCTGAGCACACTGATAAGGTAGTGGTGCGGTGTGGGGATCACTGGTGGGACGTTCTCCGGCTCAGTGGCACGCTCCTGCGCCTCAAAGAAGTAGTCGCACACTGAACGGCTGACCACGCTCTTCCAGTGCTTCTCCAGGAAAATATCCCCTGAGGCGTTTACTAGGAACAGGCTGTGGATCATTTTGGCTGGAGGCTGAGAGGCTAatgatataaaagagaaaaccaAAGCATTTAAAATAGGAAAAGGTTgagcagtttctttttttttaaagtatatttttttgggctttttatgcctttatttgatagcatagtggagagagacaggaaacggggaggcagagagggggaaagacacgcagcgaaaggccgtccgacGCGGGACCCGAActggggccaactgcagcgaggaccgCAGCCTCTACACACGGGGCGCCCGCCCAGACCAccacgccacacgacgccccaggTTGAGCAGTTTCAGTGAACTCTAAGAATAATGCGACACATAAATAAAGGTCACTGGTTTATACTTATTGTATTCAATGAGTGATGCAATATTATAAAGTCCACATAATACAAAATATTGAGTCATGTTGAAATGACAAATTGCCTATTATATGACCTGCTGCtacaattattataattattatttctattataaTCATcgtcattattattactgttgctGTTACTGTCACTATTATCATCACCATTGTCACTGTCAGTATtatcatgtctctctctctctctgcccactCTGAGTCTGGctctgctcgaggtttctgctGCTTAAAAGGAAGCTTTTTCTTGCCACCTGttgccaagtgcttgctcatggtgGGTCTCTCATGGTCTCTGTAATCAATGTCTGTATGTacggtctagacctgctctgtttgaaaagtgccttgagacAACTTCTGCTGTGATTTGGGCTATGAAAAtggacttgacttgacttgactgtAACCTTCTTTAACACAATGTGTTGAAAGGATTACAGTATCACATATAAAGAATTTAACTTATGCTTAGGTATTTTATTACATATATGCAAAAGATTTGTATGGAGTTATAGAGTTATTTAGTCATTTCAGTGAGATtgaacatttaaataataaagtcTTTGAACaggaacaataaaaaagaaagaaagaagaagggaagtaagaaaaacaactgaaaagacagcccttcctcctctcacatGACACATTTCAGCAAGTTTTATGCTCTGGACAAAGCACAGACACTGGTCATACAATGTGCttccttcagcagcagagaataCTGTTGGTCTGTGTGTCAATGTAACTACACAATGTAACACAAGATCAGTACActcttgttttttaatgtgttgaataacaaatcatgttttcacatttttgcatcCATAAGCGGAGTCCGTATTCCATACTACTACTAGCTACTAATAGacagccatatatatatatatatatatatatatatatatatgtatatatatatatatataatttacatTGTAACTTTATTAGCTAAACTCACAGAGTACACAAACTTTCTTCACAGCACCGCACGAATGAATGGCTCACTAACTCCTATAATTGAAGTGTAATGGGTCAATTTAAAAGTGTCAACAATAAATTTGTAATTCTGTAAGTGGAGTTTTTTTCACCGCTCTCTCAGGCAAAAAGGGCAACAGCCAAGTGAACAGggttttatttaattcaataGTATTACGTGTTCGTAAGTAAACTGATGGTGGCTGAGGAAATATGACACCGGAATATTCATTAAATATGCGACAAAGATATCAAGTTCAGACTGGATATAACTCAACGCTACAAAAACCTGAACAAAGTGCAGCCACATGTAATTATAACCGTTATGACATTTAACTGTAATTAGTTGTCTGTCGCACAGTGGTTGAAGGCCTCCATCTCCACACAAGATGCTACATCAgtccctcctcctgcttcagtCTCATGACAGAGGAAAAGCTCCGTCACCCGGTACAGAGGATAGAAATACATCAAAATAACCACGCTGCTCTGGCTGAAAATTGACCATTTACTGCTCAAGCCATTCATAAATTGTAACCCGACTTACCGAAGACAATTTCTTAATGTTCTCGTCTCGCCTTTCACCTTCTTTTCTTCCCAATGAAAGATCAAGCTGCCGTCGTTGCTTCCCGTTTGGTGGAGCAGATCCTGATGCGTGAAGCATAGCGGAATACAGCGAACCAATCAGAAGCCGAGTAGACTCTAAAACCCCGCCTACTTAATAGGATCATTGGTCAATAATACGGAAGCTGAAGACTTGTGACTTGGCTGTGATTGGACCGTGGAGGAAAAGCTACAGTAAATACCAGTAAAGCTACCCGCTGATTGGCTCCAAGATGGAGCTggtctgacattttgtttcagtATCAGATTTCATCTTGTGGAGTCTCTCTCCATTCAATTTAACAGAGACAGGTGCACGAGGGAATACTGCAGAGTTTAGAGTCTAAGATGCTTTTTCAGTCAGCCTGCAACATACacttcattatatttattattctgttatgcaaatagaaaaaatacttttgtattttaccacaacacaaagtgaaattgtaaatgaagagatgaaaatTGGACAGAATAAATTCTGACATCCATAAAGAGAATGCTGATGACTGGGTGATACTTATTTATGcataataaaatgaaagatcAAGATCAATTCATGTCATCGAgatgacaaataaatacacagtgcaTAAATGTGAGATACACAGGACCCTATTAACCTTCTAAACCGTTTCCCTGTTGAAACAAAGttataatatttcaaatatacagtaatgtaCACACCACTGTTATTTAAGTGCCCTATGTGGAATATATTGAATCTACTATTTATGGGAACACATTCCAAATGgaaaactgacatttaacacTTTTATCCTCTTTACCACAATCTGTTGTGTTATAACCTTTGATCATGTCTCACCTGATATGATTCAAAAGCAGCAAAGCAGCATTAACTAGTAGAAACGCTGCACAGAGTACATGGAGGAATGAGAACTAGGTGCACAGTGAATAAATTGTATTCATGTCTGAGAGTTCACAGTCATATTCAGTTCTACTTACTTTACAGGTGCAGCCCACACCCTGAAGACaaagtttacacacacatgcaaacaatgAACACATGAGGAATTGTACACACAAAATCGTCAATCAAAACCTCATAGTAGTGCTGTTTGTCTTAGAGCCTAAGTGCCGTTTAACAGAGGAGACTACACTCAGATGAAAAAATAagtttaataaagtttattaattattttatgcaTTCTAcgtattattttttctttaatcttatctatgtcttttttttttttttaaatgtcattatcattcaatttatttcatcattattattatcatcttaTCATTGgtgggttttattttccatctcattcatattattttccatacatcaatttttttttttaagattttttt
This genomic window from Seriola aureovittata isolate HTS-2021-v1 ecotype China chromosome 5, ASM2101889v1, whole genome shotgun sequence contains:
- the ap3m2 gene encoding AP-3 complex subunit mu-2, producing the protein MIHSLFLVNASGDIFLEKHWKSVVSRSVCDYFFEAQERATEPENVPPVIPTPHHYLISVLRHRIYFVAVIQSEVPPLFVIEFLHRVVDTFQDYFGVCTEAAIKDNVVVVYELLEEMLDNGFPLATESNILKELIKPPTILRTMVNTITGSTNVGEQLPTGQLSVVPWRRTGVKYTNNEAYFDVVEEIDAIIDKSGSTITAEIQGVIDACVKLTGMPDLTLSFMNPRLLDDVSFHPCVRFKRWEAERILSFIPPDGNFRLLSYHVSSQNLVAIPVYVKHNITFREGSSQGRFDLTLGPKQTMGKAVESVLVSSQLPRGVLNANLNPSQGTYTFDPVTKLLTWDVGKINPQKLPSLKGTMSLQAGASKPDENPTINIQFKIQQMAISGLKVNRLDMYGEKYKPFKGIKYMTKAGKFQVRT